One window of the Marmota flaviventris isolate mMarFla1 chromosome 2, mMarFla1.hap1, whole genome shotgun sequence genome contains the following:
- the Morf4l1 gene encoding mortality factor 4-like protein 1 isoform X2, translating into MAPKQDPKPKFQEGERVLCFHGPLLYEAKCVKVAIKDKQVKYFIHYSGWNKNAVRPRRSEKTLKTREDIVALFPVPEGAPSVHHPLLTSSWDEWVPESRVLKYVDTNLQKQRELQKANQEQYAEGKMRGAAPGKKTSGLQQKNVEVKTKKNKQKTPGNGDGGSTSETPQPPRKKRARVDPTVENEETFMNRVEVKVKIPEELKPWLVDDWDLITRQKQLFYLPAKKNVDSILEDYANYKKSRGNTDNKEYAVNEVVAGIKEYFNVMLGTQLLYKFERPQYAEILADHPDAPMSQVYGAPHLLRLFVRIGAMLAYTPLDEKSLALLLNYLHDFLKYLAKNSATLFSASDYEVAPPEYHRKAV; encoded by the exons ATGGCGCCCAAGCAGGACCCGAAGCCGAAATTCCAGGAGG GTGAGCGAGTGCTGTGCTTTCATGGGCCTCTCCTTTATGAAGCAAAG tgcGTGAAGGTTGCCATAAAGGACAAACAAGTGAAATACTTTATACATTACAGTGGTTGGAATAAAAA TGCTGTGAGGCCCAGGCGCTCTGAAAAAACTTTGAAGACACGTGAGGATATTGTAGCCCTTTTTCCTGTTCCTGAAGGAGCTCCCTCAGTACACCACCCCCTCCTGACCTCTAG ttGGGATGAATGGGTTCCAGAGAGCAGAGTGCTCAAGTACGTGGACACCAATCTGCAGAAACAGCGAGAACTCCAAAAAGCCAATCA GGAGCAGTATGCAGAGGGGAAGATGAGAGGGGCTGCTCCAGGAAAGAAGACATCTGGTCTGCAACAGAAAAATGTTGAAGT gaaaaccaaaaagaacaaacagaaaa CACCTGGAAATGGAGATGGTGGCAGTACCAGTGAGACACCTCAGCCTCCTCGGAAGAAAAGGGCCCGGGTAGATCCTACTGTTGAAAAT GAAGAAACATTTATGAACAGAGTTGAAGTTAAAGTAAAGATTCCTGAAGAGCTAAAACCATGGCTTGTTGATGACTGGGACTTAATTACCAGACAGAAACAG CTCTTTTATCTTCCTGCGAAGAAGAATGTGGATTCTATTCTTGAGGATTATGCAAATTACAAGAAATCTCGAGGAAACACAGATAATAA GGAGTATGCTGTTAATGAAGTTGTGGCAGGAATAAAAGAATACTTCAATGTAATGCTGGGCACTCAACTGCTCTACAAATTTGAGAGACCTCAGTATGCTGAAATCCTTGCAGATCATCCTGATGCACCCATGTCCCAGGTGTATGGAGCGCCACATCTACTGAGATTATTTG TACGAATTGGAGCAATGTTGGCCTATACACCTCTGGATGAGAAGAGCCTTGCTTTATTACTGAATTATCTTCATGATTTCCTCAA gtACCTGGCAAAGAATTCTGCAACTTTGTTTAGTGCCAGCGATTATGAAGTCGCCCCTCCTGAATACCATCGGAAAGCAGTGTGA
- the Morf4l1 gene encoding mortality factor 4-like protein 1 isoform X1 yields the protein MAPKQDPKPKFQEGERVLCFHGPLLYEAKCVKVAIKDKQVKYFIHYSGWNKKSAVRPRRSEKTLKTREDIVALFPVPEGAPSVHHPLLTSSWDEWVPESRVLKYVDTNLQKQRELQKANQEQYAEGKMRGAAPGKKTSGLQQKNVEVKTKKNKQKTPGNGDGGSTSETPQPPRKKRARVDPTVENEETFMNRVEVKVKIPEELKPWLVDDWDLITRQKQLFYLPAKKNVDSILEDYANYKKSRGNTDNKEYAVNEVVAGIKEYFNVMLGTQLLYKFERPQYAEILADHPDAPMSQVYGAPHLLRLFVRIGAMLAYTPLDEKSLALLLNYLHDFLKYLAKNSATLFSASDYEVAPPEYHRKAV from the exons ATGGCGCCCAAGCAGGACCCGAAGCCGAAATTCCAGGAGG GTGAGCGAGTGCTGTGCTTTCATGGGCCTCTCCTTTATGAAGCAAAG tgcGTGAAGGTTGCCATAAAGGACAAACAAGTGAAATACTTTATACATTACAGTGGTTGGAATAAAAA AAGTGCTGTGAGGCCCAGGCGCTCTGAAAAAACTTTGAAGACACGTGAGGATATTGTAGCCCTTTTTCCTGTTCCTGAAGGAGCTCCCTCAGTACACCACCCCCTCCTGACCTCTAG ttGGGATGAATGGGTTCCAGAGAGCAGAGTGCTCAAGTACGTGGACACCAATCTGCAGAAACAGCGAGAACTCCAAAAAGCCAATCA GGAGCAGTATGCAGAGGGGAAGATGAGAGGGGCTGCTCCAGGAAAGAAGACATCTGGTCTGCAACAGAAAAATGTTGAAGT gaaaaccaaaaagaacaaacagaaaa CACCTGGAAATGGAGATGGTGGCAGTACCAGTGAGACACCTCAGCCTCCTCGGAAGAAAAGGGCCCGGGTAGATCCTACTGTTGAAAAT GAAGAAACATTTATGAACAGAGTTGAAGTTAAAGTAAAGATTCCTGAAGAGCTAAAACCATGGCTTGTTGATGACTGGGACTTAATTACCAGACAGAAACAG CTCTTTTATCTTCCTGCGAAGAAGAATGTGGATTCTATTCTTGAGGATTATGCAAATTACAAGAAATCTCGAGGAAACACAGATAATAA GGAGTATGCTGTTAATGAAGTTGTGGCAGGAATAAAAGAATACTTCAATGTAATGCTGGGCACTCAACTGCTCTACAAATTTGAGAGACCTCAGTATGCTGAAATCCTTGCAGATCATCCTGATGCACCCATGTCCCAGGTGTATGGAGCGCCACATCTACTGAGATTATTTG TACGAATTGGAGCAATGTTGGCCTATACACCTCTGGATGAGAAGAGCCTTGCTTTATTACTGAATTATCTTCATGATTTCCTCAA gtACCTGGCAAAGAATTCTGCAACTTTGTTTAGTGCCAGCGATTATGAAGTCGCCCCTCCTGAATACCATCGGAAAGCAGTGTGA
- the Morf4l1 gene encoding mortality factor 4-like protein 1 isoform X3: MAPKQDPKPKFQEGERVLCFHGPLLYEAKCVKVAIKDKQVKYFIHYSGWNKNWDEWVPESRVLKYVDTNLQKQRELQKANQEQYAEGKMRGAAPGKKTSGLQQKNVEVKTKKNKQKTPGNGDGGSTSETPQPPRKKRARVDPTVENEETFMNRVEVKVKIPEELKPWLVDDWDLITRQKQLFYLPAKKNVDSILEDYANYKKSRGNTDNKEYAVNEVVAGIKEYFNVMLGTQLLYKFERPQYAEILADHPDAPMSQVYGAPHLLRLFVRIGAMLAYTPLDEKSLALLLNYLHDFLKYLAKNSATLFSASDYEVAPPEYHRKAV, translated from the exons ATGGCGCCCAAGCAGGACCCGAAGCCGAAATTCCAGGAGG GTGAGCGAGTGCTGTGCTTTCATGGGCCTCTCCTTTATGAAGCAAAG tgcGTGAAGGTTGCCATAAAGGACAAACAAGTGAAATACTTTATACATTACAGTGGTTGGAATAAAAA ttGGGATGAATGGGTTCCAGAGAGCAGAGTGCTCAAGTACGTGGACACCAATCTGCAGAAACAGCGAGAACTCCAAAAAGCCAATCA GGAGCAGTATGCAGAGGGGAAGATGAGAGGGGCTGCTCCAGGAAAGAAGACATCTGGTCTGCAACAGAAAAATGTTGAAGT gaaaaccaaaaagaacaaacagaaaa CACCTGGAAATGGAGATGGTGGCAGTACCAGTGAGACACCTCAGCCTCCTCGGAAGAAAAGGGCCCGGGTAGATCCTACTGTTGAAAAT GAAGAAACATTTATGAACAGAGTTGAAGTTAAAGTAAAGATTCCTGAAGAGCTAAAACCATGGCTTGTTGATGACTGGGACTTAATTACCAGACAGAAACAG CTCTTTTATCTTCCTGCGAAGAAGAATGTGGATTCTATTCTTGAGGATTATGCAAATTACAAGAAATCTCGAGGAAACACAGATAATAA GGAGTATGCTGTTAATGAAGTTGTGGCAGGAATAAAAGAATACTTCAATGTAATGCTGGGCACTCAACTGCTCTACAAATTTGAGAGACCTCAGTATGCTGAAATCCTTGCAGATCATCCTGATGCACCCATGTCCCAGGTGTATGGAGCGCCACATCTACTGAGATTATTTG TACGAATTGGAGCAATGTTGGCCTATACACCTCTGGATGAGAAGAGCCTTGCTTTATTACTGAATTATCTTCATGATTTCCTCAA gtACCTGGCAAAGAATTCTGCAACTTTGTTTAGTGCCAGCGATTATGAAGTCGCCCCTCCTGAATACCATCGGAAAGCAGTGTGA